The following proteins are encoded in a genomic region of Magnolia sinica isolate HGM2019 chromosome 1, MsV1, whole genome shotgun sequence:
- the LOC131236878 gene encoding uncharacterized GPI-anchored protein At4g28100: MRSFEFLNILCFLCFLALVRPSSESDDGHQQPLLPGEFSSPNTVPAYPVQTQTQNCHLDLSAELFGGVAQACGRNLDRSRCCPVLAAWLFAAHARSALEIRAPAPESSDLPMMPDDSQKCVNSLQNSLLSRDIHIPQPNASCDAILCFCGIRLHQISSLSCPAAFNVSRNATPTAAVRNLERNCRNSSYAGCTRCLESLDKLKGGQNESRAGNDRASKMFSRDCQLMGLTWLLARNKTAYIPTVSAVLRAIMYSAHPPHQSKCSPDQENMPLAVDSLEFQKLDGSSPAPPKISPPLPFLPFAFLVLLFCYSLT, from the exons ATGAGATCTTTTGAGTTCTTGAATATTCTCTGTTTTCTGTGTTTTCTCGCGCTCGTTCGGCCCTCGTCGGAATCTGACGACGGCCACCAGCAGCCGTTGTTACCGGGCGAGTTCTCGTCTCCGAACACTGTTCCGGCGTATCCGGTCCAGACTCAGACTCAGAACTGCCATCTGGATCTCTCCGCCGAGCTCTTCGGCGGCGTCGCTCAGGCATGCGGCCGGAATCTCGATCGGAGCCGGTGCTGCCCCGTACTCGCGGCGTGGCTCTTCGCTGCGCACGCACGGTCGGCGCTTGAGATCCGTGCGCCAGCGCCGGAGTCGTCGGATCTGCCGATGATGCCGGACGATTCGCAGAAGTGTGTCAACTCGCTGCAGAACTCGCTGCTGAGTCGGGACATACACATCCCGCAGCCGAACGCGAGCTGCGATGCGATTCTCTGCTTTTGTGGGATTCGGCTGCATCAGATCAGCTCGTTGAGCTGCCCCGCCGCTTTCAACGTGTCGAGGAACGCGACGCCGACGGCAGCTGTGAGAAATTTGGAGCGGAATTGCAGGAACTCGTCCTACGCAGGGTGCACTCGGTGCTTGGAATCACTCGACAAG CTGAAAGGGGGGCAAAACGAGAGCCGAGCAGGGAACGATCGAGCGAGCAAGATGTTTAGCAGGGACTGCCAGCTGATGGGGCTGACGTGGCTCCTCGCCCGCAACAAGACGGCGTATATTCCAACGGTCTCAGCAGTCCTGCGCGCCATCATGTACAGTGCGCACCCACCGCACCAGTCCAAATGCAGCCCCGATCAGGAGAACATGCCCCTAGCCGTTGATTCCCTCGAATTTCAAAAGCTCGATGGCTCCTCTCCCGCCCCACCCAAAATATCGCCACCTCTTCCATTCCTGCCCTTCGCCTTCCTCGTCCTTCTCTTCTGCTATTCGCTCACATGA
- the LOC131236887 gene encoding equilibrative nucleotide transporter 3-like isoform X1 encodes MKQDSPPTRLLLCYWWEVAMSSYNENGLATRHEGKYTAIVVCWLLGNGCLFSWNSILKIEDYHAELFPKYHPARVLTLVYQPFALGTLAILAYNEAKINTRRRNLTGYVLFFISSLLVLVLDLATSGKGGIGTYIGLCVLSGAFGVADAHVQGGMIGDLSFMTPELIQSFLAGLAASGALTSALRLITKAAFESSKDGLRKGAMLFLAISACFELLCVLLYAYIFPKLPIVKYYRSKAASEGSATVSADLAAGGIQMQLNSRVEEDPKQLERLSNRQLLSQNIDYAADMFLIYVLTLSIFPGFLSEDTGDHNLGTW; translated from the exons ATGAAACAAGATTCTCCACCAACACGGCTTTTGTT gtgttATTGGTGGGAAGTGGCCATGTCTTCCTACAATGAAAATGGGCTTGCTACCAGACACGAG GGAAAGTATACCGCAATTGTTGTATGTTGGCTTTTAGGAAATGGGTGCCTCTTTTCATGGAACAGCATATTGAAAATTGAAGATTACCATGCTGAATTGTTCCCA AAGTATCACCCTGCTAGAGTACTTACTCTTGTGTATCAACCATTTGCGCTTGGAACACTTGCGATACTAGCATACAATGAGGCGAAGATTAATACCAGGCGGCGCAATTTAACTGGATATGTTCTTTTCTTCATCAGTTCGTTGTTAGTTCTTGTT TTGGATTTGGCAACATCTGGAAAAGGAGGGATCGGAACCTATATTGGTTTATGTGTCCTTAGTGGAGCTTTTGGAGTTGCAGATGCTCATGTGCAAGGGGGAATGATTGGCGATCTGTCCTTCATGACTCCGGAACTCATCCAA TCATTTTTGGCTGGTTTGGCTGCTTCTGGGGCTCTAACATCTGCTTTGAGGTTAATTACAAAGGCGGCATTCGAAAGTTCCAAAGACGGTCTTCGGAAAGGAGCTA TGTTGTTCTTAGCAATCTCAGCATGCTTTGAGCTATTATGTGTTCTCCTTTATGCATACATCTTTCCCAAACTGCCAATTGTGAAATACTATCGCTCAAAAGCAGCTTCCGAAGGATCTGCAACTGTTTCGGCTGACCTTGCTGCCGGTGGAATCCAAATGCAGCTTAATTCAAGA GTAGAAGAAGATCCGAAACAACTTGAGCGCCTAAGTAATAGACAGCTGCTGTCACAAAACATTGATTATGCAGCTGATATGTTTCTGATATATGTGCTGACACTATCGATTTTTCCCGGGTTTTTATCTGAGGATACTGGCGACCACAACCTGGGTACTTGGTAA
- the LOC131236887 gene encoding equilibrative nucleotide transporter 3-like isoform X2, producing the protein MSSYNENGLATRHEGKYTAIVVCWLLGNGCLFSWNSILKIEDYHAELFPKYHPARVLTLVYQPFALGTLAILAYNEAKINTRRRNLTGYVLFFISSLLVLVLDLATSGKGGIGTYIGLCVLSGAFGVADAHVQGGMIGDLSFMTPELIQSFLAGLAASGALTSALRLITKAAFESSKDGLRKGAMLFLAISACFELLCVLLYAYIFPKLPIVKYYRSKAASEGSATVSADLAAGGIQMQLNSRVEEDPKQLERLSNRQLLSQNIDYAADMFLIYVLTLSIFPGFLSEDTGDHNLGTW; encoded by the exons ATGTCTTCCTACAATGAAAATGGGCTTGCTACCAGACACGAG GGAAAGTATACCGCAATTGTTGTATGTTGGCTTTTAGGAAATGGGTGCCTCTTTTCATGGAACAGCATATTGAAAATTGAAGATTACCATGCTGAATTGTTCCCA AAGTATCACCCTGCTAGAGTACTTACTCTTGTGTATCAACCATTTGCGCTTGGAACACTTGCGATACTAGCATACAATGAGGCGAAGATTAATACCAGGCGGCGCAATTTAACTGGATATGTTCTTTTCTTCATCAGTTCGTTGTTAGTTCTTGTT TTGGATTTGGCAACATCTGGAAAAGGAGGGATCGGAACCTATATTGGTTTATGTGTCCTTAGTGGAGCTTTTGGAGTTGCAGATGCTCATGTGCAAGGGGGAATGATTGGCGATCTGTCCTTCATGACTCCGGAACTCATCCAA TCATTTTTGGCTGGTTTGGCTGCTTCTGGGGCTCTAACATCTGCTTTGAGGTTAATTACAAAGGCGGCATTCGAAAGTTCCAAAGACGGTCTTCGGAAAGGAGCTA TGTTGTTCTTAGCAATCTCAGCATGCTTTGAGCTATTATGTGTTCTCCTTTATGCATACATCTTTCCCAAACTGCCAATTGTGAAATACTATCGCTCAAAAGCAGCTTCCGAAGGATCTGCAACTGTTTCGGCTGACCTTGCTGCCGGTGGAATCCAAATGCAGCTTAATTCAAGA GTAGAAGAAGATCCGAAACAACTTGAGCGCCTAAGTAATAGACAGCTGCTGTCACAAAACATTGATTATGCAGCTGATATGTTTCTGATATATGTGCTGACACTATCGATTTTTCCCGGGTTTTTATCTGAGGATACTGGCGACCACAACCTGGGTACTTGGTAA